The region CTGCCTGATTTCTACTCATTCTTCCATCCTATGAAAACGAAAAAGCCCATACGGGCTTTTTCTGATCCTTTTTTAATCTAAAACATTTTTGATCTGGTCAACCGCATCCTGAACTGTCACAATCTTTTCTGCATCATCATTATTGATCTCGATATCAAACTCTTCCTCGATTCCCATAATAATCTGGAAAATATCCAGCGAATCCGCACCAAGATCATCCACAAATTTGGTGTCCGGTGTAATATCTTCCTTTGGTACATTCATAACTTCTGCGATAATGTCCTGCATCTTTTCAAATTCCATAATTAATCCTCTCCTTTATCTTTTCCTGACATTTTGTTCTGTATATCTTTTTATTTCTTTGCAGTCTTGATTTTCTGTTGATTTTAGGTTCTAACCTTTATTTATACAGTAATCTTATACGTCCTTGTTCTCTTCATCCGATGCTCGCTGTTCCTTCAGCCCTTCCTGAATCTTTTCGTTGATCTTCTGCTCGTGGAACTGTACACACTGAAGAATGGAATTCTTCACTTCCTTGGCAGTCGAACTTCCGTGAGTTTTCACAACCAGACCATTCAGCCCCAGAAGCGGTGCACCTCCGTATTCACTGGCATCAAATGTCTTCAGCGTTTCCTTCAGAGCCGGTTTCACAAGGAGTGCTCCGATCTTGCTTCGAAGCGTACTCATCATGCCGCCTTTGATTTTTGAGATCAGGGTCGCCCCCAGACCTTCATACAGCTTTAAGATTACATTTCCCACAAAGGCTTCACAGACGATCACATCCGCTACTCCAGACGGAATATCTCTTGCTTCCACACTTCCGATAAAATCGATATCCTCGCAGGCCTTCAGCATCGGAAACGTCTCTTTTACCAGTGCATTTCCCTTTTCTTCTTCTGCACCAATATTTACGATCCCAACCTTCGGTTTCTTTACGCCGATTACATGTTCCATATAGATAGAACCCATCTTCGCAAACTGAACCAGATGAGAGGGTCTCGCGTCTACATTTGCCCCACAGTCAATCAGCAGAGAGACTCCCTTCGCTGTCGGAATCAACGGTGCCAGCGGAGCACGTTCGATCCCTTTGATCCTTCCTACGATTACCTGGCCGCCGACCAGTACCGCACCGGAACTTCCCGCTGAAACAAAGGCATCTGCTTCGCCTTCTTTCACCAGTTTCATTGCTTTCACGATCGAAGAGTCTTTCTTTCTGCGGATTGCCATAACCGGAGGTTCCGCAGTCTCGATTACTTCCGTTGCATCTACGATCCGGATCTGTTCCTCAGGATAGGTATATTTCGCCAGTTCCTGCTTTATCACTTCTTCTTTGCCGGTCAGGATCACTTCAATCTCTTTGCGTGAATTGACGGCATCAACTGCTCCTTTTACGATCTCTCCGGGTGCGTTGTCTCCACCCATCGCATCAAGAGCAACTCTCGTCATATCTGACATCTTTTATCCTCCTAAATACTGCTGCTATTCATTCTACTAAACATTGCTTTAAAAATCAATAATCGGCATAAAAAAAACAAAAAAGGGATCAAACCAAGCGGTTCAATCCCTGATTCCTCATGCATTTGTCTCAATTAGTCAACGCTGATGATTTCTTTTTTGTTGTAGCTTCCGCAAGCCTTGCATACTCTGTGAGGCATCATAAGCTCTCCACATTTGCTGCATTTTACAAGATTCGGAGCACTCATCTTCCAGTTTGCTCTTCTCTTATCTCTTCTTGCTTTGGAAGATTTATTCTTTGGACAGATAGACATAGGTTACACCTCCTTAAAATTCTTAAACAGATCACGGACAACTGACATTCTTGGATCAAGACTTGTATCTTCACAATCACAAGTACCCTTATTTAGGTTCTGACCACAAACATTACAAATGCCCTTGCAATCTTCACTGCAAAGAACTTTCATCGGCCATCCTATTAATATCTCGTTATAGAGCATTTTGTCCACGTCAAGATAATATCCGTCAATATAATTCGATTCATCGAATCCTTCGTCCAGTTCCGCATCAGATTTTGAGAGATCTACATGCTTGTCCGCATCCAGAACAAGTTCCTGTTCCACATCTTCCAGACACCGATCGCAGGGAATCAGAACACAGATTTTCGATCTCGCCTGAATCTTCAGTTCACGATTCTTAACATGGGAAACATGGATCTCAACCGGATCCTTTCGTATAATCGGATAGGTTCCTGCTCTCATCTGAACCGAATCCATATCCAGCTGTACAGTCTCATTAATCGGTTGATGACGGTCTGATAACACGTCTGATAGGTTCAATAACATTGCTTCACCCCTATTCACACAAAGATTATTATATCATGTAAAAGACATTTGTCAAT is a window of Mediterraneibacter butyricigenes DNA encoding:
- the acpP gene encoding acyl carrier protein, giving the protein MEFEKMQDIIAEVMNVPKEDITPDTKFVDDLGADSLDIFQIIMGIEEEFDIEINNDDAEKIVTVQDAVDQIKNVLD
- the plsX gene encoding phosphate acyltransferase PlsX, translated to MSDMTRVALDAMGGDNAPGEIVKGAVDAVNSRKEIEVILTGKEEVIKQELAKYTYPEEQIRIVDATEVIETAEPPVMAIRRKKDSSIVKAMKLVKEGEADAFVSAGSSGAVLVGGQVIVGRIKGIERAPLAPLIPTAKGVSLLIDCGANVDARPSHLVQFAKMGSIYMEHVIGVKKPKVGIVNIGAEEEKGNALVKETFPMLKACEDIDFIGSVEARDIPSGVADVIVCEAFVGNVILKLYEGLGATLISKIKGGMMSTLRSKIGALLVKPALKETLKTFDASEYGGAPLLGLNGLVVKTHGSSTAKEVKNSILQCVQFHEQKINEKIQEGLKEQRASDEENKDV
- the rpmF gene encoding 50S ribosomal protein L32 — protein: MSICPKNKSSKARRDKRRANWKMSAPNLVKCSKCGELMMPHRVCKACGSYNKKEIISVD
- a CDS encoding YceD family protein; translation: MLLNLSDVLSDRHQPINETVQLDMDSVQMRAGTYPIIRKDPVEIHVSHVKNRELKIQARSKICVLIPCDRCLEDVEQELVLDADKHVDLSKSDAELDEGFDESNYIDGYYLDVDKMLYNEILIGWPMKVLCSEDCKGICNVCGQNLNKGTCDCEDTSLDPRMSVVRDLFKNFKEV